TCAATTTTGGGTTCGAATTAGAGCTGAGGATTTTTTAAAAGATTGAATGGAGAATAAAGTCAGTACCGAAATCAATATTGACCAATTTTTAGAAATCAATtctaattttgtaaataaaaCATATTCTGAAATTCTACAAATTGATTTTATCACACAGTTCTCCCTATTCTCAACCATTCTGCAACATTTGCTTAATTAAACCCAACTTTAATTAAAATGATCATAACTACATGCATACAAGAAAAATTAAAGGTACTTACCTCTTAGTCTTTTTCTCTCTGGCCACTATCATTATCAATAGAACTACTCCTTTTTCTTTGAGGACTTTCGACTTTTCTTTCCTTTACCACTTGGCAAAACCTTGCCTCATTTTTTTTAACCTCTTAACCTCACCCTTAGCTTTTCTTGTTATGCCCAAGTTAGGTTTCTTAGTTAATTAAGTTCTAACCAAGTAGGAGTGTTTTAATAGACTACTCATGGAATAAAAATCTGAAAATGATGTGGAAAAAAATTCACATCAAAAGAAAATGTTTTGATACCATTGTTAGAATTGGGGGAATTGATGAGACTTGAATACATGTGATGAaaaccaacttaacccaaaactTAAATCTATTAGGTCTTGAATTTAGTTATGTATATAAGCATCCCTCTTccacttcattttttttaaattctcaaCACTATTATATAGTACCTCCACGAGAATATTGTGATGGTagagtaaaaataattaaacatctTTTTTTGCACATATGACATAGTTGAAAAGATTTAATGCTATCAATTTAAAGAACCCTAAAAAGTTAATATGTGAACAGTCTGTACTTCATAGAAACAATTATCATGGCAACGTTAAATTGCTACTTGATTACAATTAACGAGGAGTTAGGACTAGCAGTGCTACTGAATCTCAAAATAGAACACGCAAAATGTTGCATCTTAATTTCTTGACTCTATTTTCAGCCATCTCCATGAATCAAAACCTAAACAAAGCAAAGCAGAGTTGCCGATTGCGGCGAAAAGACCAAAGCTGAATTTCGTCATCTCTCCTAAGCATGTGATCCGTAACAACCTTATTCCAGGCGGAGACCAGCACGTAGGAGGAGCTCGTCTTCCCATTCCCCTTCTTCATATCCCACCTCTtcaaattcacagacacaaactCACCCAGCACCGGGTGAACAATCATCGGCACCTCCATCCCCTTCAATTTCTTCCCGTCGTGGGAGCGTTCGAAGAGACTCTGCTTCTCTTGTGCCGTCAGGAACTCCGCCCTCGCCTGCCGGAAGGGTATGGAGAGGCGGTTGTGATTGGGATTAACGTCCGTCTCGGAAAGCCTCTTCCGAATGACCAGAACCATGTCGGTGCCGCTGATTCTTGATATGTAATTTCTCAAATAATACGGCATCCCAATCGCATTTGAATGCACAGACGAAGGGTTAATTTGACGCAGGGCAGTTGGGTTGCTGGGTTCACCCTGTTCTTGATGCCGCCTCTGTTTCCTTTTCGAGCCTTGCTCTGTTTCGAGTCTGCAACTGCTCTGCGTCTGGTGGGATGAGGAAGCAATACTGGGATCACTGACACAGCAAGGAAAGGGAGCAGGTCTCTTGAGGGACTTCTCGCGGACGACGGACGCGAGTCTGGCCACCACTAGAAGCATCTCAAAAGGGTTCGTCGGAATATCGAAGCCGGCAAAGTCTTCAGCACTGAGAAGCCTTAATTCCTTCTTCTCCATTGCTCTGCTTCTTCTTGTGTTACTTTCACTTTGAATTAATTCCAAAAGCTGAGTTTATAGTCGGTCAGTTTCTACTTCCGGCCGGGAGCGCCCGGAGAGAGAATTTACTAGCCGTTATGCATTTTACCCTTGAAGCCGGTGTAGTAACCTCGGAGGTGCCCGgagagagtatatatatatatatatat
The sequence above is a segment of the Malania oleifera isolate guangnan ecotype guangnan chromosome 8, ASM2987363v1, whole genome shotgun sequence genome. Coding sequences within it:
- the LOC131162740 gene encoding B3 domain-containing protein At5g24050-like, which produces MEKKELRLLSAEDFAGFDIPTNPFEMLLVVARLASVVREKSLKRPAPFPCCVSDPSIASSSHQTQSSCRLETEQGSKRKQRRHQEQGEPSNPTALRQINPSSVHSNAIGMPYYLRNYISRISGTDMVLVIRKRLSETDVNPNHNRLSIPFRQARAEFLTAQEKQSLFERSHDGKKLKGMEVPMIVHPVLGEFVSVNLKRWDMKKGNGKTSSSYVLVSAWNKVVTDHMLRRDDEIQLWSFRRNRQLCFALFRF